The DNA region GGCTTTAATCTCTATTGACCCATACAACTATCTTACCACTAACATGACCTTTTTCCAGTTCGGATAGTCCTTTAGGAATATCTTCGAAGGGGATTTCTTTTTCTATCACAGGTCGAATTTCTTTCTTATCTACAAGGTTACCAATATAAGATAGATCTTTGCCATTTGCTCTTGCAAGAAGACCTTTAAATTTTTTGCCGTTTTTACGGGATATCAATCCTCCAAAAGCAGTAACAAAGATAATTTGCTTCATAGATTTGCCACCAATCATAACCAAACGGCCTTGAGGTTTTAATAACTTACTATAGGTTTCTATTTTGTTATAACCATTAACAGCTATGATTAAATCATATTTATATTCAATATGATCAAGAGGTATTTTTGTGTAAACCAGTACTTCATCAGCACCAAGATCTTTGGCTTGTTTTTCATTTTTTTCACTAATGACTGCTGTAACGTTTCCACCAAAATATTTTGCAATTTGAAGAGCATAGCTCCCAACGCCGCCAGAGGCACCAACCACCAGTACGTCTTCACCAGCTTTTAATTGTCCTATATTTCTAACACCTTGAAGTGCTGTTACAGCTGTTACTGGTAAAGCAGCAGCTTCTATATGCGTTAAGCTTTCTGGTTTTCTAGCCAGTAATGATGATTTTACACAGATATAATCTGAAAAGGCACCAAATCCCGCATCAGCAACATCTCCCATGACGGTATCACCAACTTTAAAGTCTGTAATTCCCTGACCAAGTTCAACAATCCGACCTGAAAATTCACAACCTTTAATTTTGTTTTTAGGCCTGATCAGTCCAGTCATCATTCTCATTACCAATGGCTTTCCTTTCAGAAGTCTCCAGTCTGGTGCGTTTAAAGCCGTAGCTTTTACTTGAATTAAAACTTCGTTGTTTTTAGGCGTTGGCATCTCTACTTCTAAGACTTTTAAAACTTCTACCGAACCATATTGCTCCTGAACAATTGCTTTCATTCTAAACCTCCTTCTAAGGTTATTATAGAAAATACGTGTAAAATATAAATAAAATG from Petrocella atlantisensis includes:
- a CDS encoding NAD(P)-dependent alcohol dehydrogenase, with amino-acid sequence MKAIVQEQYGSVEVLKVLEVEMPTPKNNEVLIQVKATALNAPDWRLLKGKPLVMRMMTGLIRPKNKIKGCEFSGRIVELGQGITDFKVGDTVMGDVADAGFGAFSDYICVKSSLLARKPESLTHIEAAALPVTAVTALQGVRNIGQLKAGEDVLVVGASGGVGSYALQIAKYFGGNVTAVISEKNEKQAKDLGADEVLVYTKIPLDHIEYKYDLIIAVNGYNKIETYSKLLKPQGRLVMIGGKSMKQIIFVTAFGGLISRKNGKKFKGLLARANGKDLSYIGNLVDKKEIRPVIEKEIPFEDIPKGLSELEKGHVSGKIVVWVNRD